One Gigantopelta aegis isolate Gae_Host chromosome 1, Gae_host_genome, whole genome shotgun sequence genomic region harbors:
- the LOC121384825 gene encoding zinc finger protein 28-like, protein MFPSLHISTSGLSERTGSRIPLDHPNTNAPTLRSPLPTSTVPSARTSLTSVSLSTVGSNAVQPFQGIPFPSPMATAAHGSLVSPLLQFPAIYPGQPDLRHFSLSQYQAVNQAAFASELSKMKSPFINRNYLELAMLVCNTFRGKLFPCPHCRYVTDRRNNLKRHISTMHQTCDKVLECCGVHFNTKASLREHIMIFHHNGYSCAYCGRRFCRKALLKRHLSVHSGQKDYTCPHCDYATSHKSNLERHKRIHDRFRISGEDDDDDDVKHDVINDPSRSENDFSGLGSPVLPHTISSRMACDTTDDVIEHPDISDDDSETCRSVYGADSTAPMPEDMRTVNNSRQCSITSFCADKMCDSDNEIDVCSTAH, encoded by the coding sequence GCAGCCCCTTACCTACGTCTACAGTACCGAGTGCCAGAACCAGTCTAACTAGTGTATCCCTCAGTACAGTGGGCTCCAACGCCGTACAGCCCTTCCAGGGTATCCCATTCCCGTCACCAATGGCAACAGCTGCACATGGAAGTCTTGTCTCGCCATTGCTCCAGTTCCCTGCTATCTACCCGGGCCAGCCGGACTTGAGGCACTTCAGTCTGTCGCAGTATCAAGCAGTTAACCAGGCAGCATTTGCCAGTGAACTGTCGAAAATGAAATCACCTTTCATCAACCGGAATTATCTGGAATTGGCTATGCTGGTGTGCAACACGTTCCGCGGTAAACTGTTTCCGTGCCCGCACTGTCGTTACGTGACCGACCGCCGTAACAACCTGAAACGCCACATCTCGACGATGCACCAGACGTGCGACAAGGTGCTCGAGTGTTGCGGGGTCCACTTCAACACGAAGGCCTCGCTCAGGGAGCACATCATGATATTCCACCACAACGGCTACTCATGCGCCTACTGTGGGCGCAGATTCTGCCGGAAGGCACTTCTGAAGCGCCACCTGTCCGTGCACAGCGGTCAAAAAGACTACACCTGTCCCCACTGCGATTACGCCACGAGTCACAAGAGCAACTTGGAACGTCACAAGCGAATTCACGACCGATTCCGCATCTCCGGtgaggacgacgatgatgatgacgtcaAACATGATGTCATTAATGACCCTTCGAGATCGGAAAACGATTTCAGCGGACTAGGCAGCCCAGTGCTTCCGCACACAATTTCCAGTAGGATGGCTTGCGACACGACTGATGACGTCATAGAGCATCCGGACATTTCCGATGATGACAGCGAAACTTGCCGATCTGTGTACGGAGCGGACTCGACTGCTCCTATGCCCGAGGACATGCGGACAGTAAACAACAGTCGGCAGTGCTCCATCACGAGTTTCTGTGCAGATAAAATGTGTGACAGCGACAATGAAATAGATGTGTGTAGCACGGCACATTAG